Genomic DNA from Peribacillus sp. FSL H8-0477:
TACATTAATCGGAGGTATCGTAGATGGACTATTTAGATCCAATTAATTCTGTTGGAATGCCAGAATTGACAGATTCAGGCGTAGCTCTCGAGTTTTTAATAACCGCAAAAACGGGCGTTAGAAATCTATCTATTGCCTTGACTGAAACCGCAACTCCCTCTTTACGGAAATTAATCAAAGCACAACTAGACATCACCATCGATTTATACGAAGAGATATCAGAACTGATGAAGGAAAAAGAGTGGTTAAAGGCATACGATTTGGATGAACAAAAATTACTGGATATTAAATCCGCCGAAAATGCGATTAATCTTGCAGGCCTCGATCTTTTTCCTGGCGATACCAATCGCAAAGGGTTATTTCCAAGCCCGCCTGAGAAATAAAGACCATAGGGAGATGTT
This window encodes:
- a CDS encoding spore coat protein — protein: MDYLDPINSVGMPELTDSGVALEFLITAKTGVRNLSIALTETATPSLRKLIKAQLDITIDLYEEISELMKEKEWLKAYDLDEQKLLDIKSAENAINLAGLDLFPGDTNRKGLFPSPPEK